Genomic DNA from Microbacterium neungamense:
CGAGCTCGATGAGACAGGTGCGCTCGGCGAGCGACTCGAACGGGACGTGGAGGCCGAGCCGCTGCATCCACTGGTGACCGGAGTAGTGCCGCTTGTGCGGCCAGCTCGGGAAGGACCGCACCGGCGTGCAGCGCTCGAAGGGGACGGCGAAGACGTCCGACGCATCGCGCTCGAGCCGCACACCGTCGAACTCGAACTCCACACGGCAGGCCTCTTCGACGTCGGTCGCTGCAGCGTCCCAGGGGGAGAAGAGGTCCATGACGCGTCCTTCGTGTGAGGCGGCACACGAAGCGTATCACTAGTACTACGTCTGGCGTGTCGGAACTTGCTGAGCGTTCGCCGGGTTCGCTGCTCTCATCTTTCTGAGATCACTGTCATCTTCGATGGGACAGGTCTCAAGTGCGTGAGATTGTCCAAGGTTCGATGACACTGGACACTCGTATCAGGGGAGGACTCTGAGCGCGGAACAATCCTTGAGTACTGACATAATGTGCATTATCGGCTGTTCGTGCCAAGTCGGCCGGAGTTACGCAGCTCTAACGGTTTCATCGACTCGATGTCCACGAACTCGCGCACAAGCTCGTCCCTGCTGACTGCTGAGGAATCCGAATCCGATAACTCGATAGCTTGAGGGCATCCCTGTGATGCCACAAGCTATGGCCCGCGAAGCCGGAAGGAGATGCAATGTCGTCCCTGCTGACCGACCTCTCGCGCGAGCGGCTGGAGTTCCTCCTTCGTTCCCGCTGGCCCGCCCGACGGAAGACACTCGGCGGGACGCCGACGAGCTCGGTGAACCGCGTGCTGAAGGTGCCGAGCGAGGAGAACCCCACCGCGAAGCACACCTCGGTCACGGACAGGTCCCCGCGGCGCAGCAGCGCCATGGCGCGCTCGATGCGCCGCGTCATCAGGTACGAGTAGGGCGACTCGCCGAACGCCTACCGGAACCGGCGGCTGAGATGCCCCGACGACATGTGCACGTCGCGGGCCAGCGACTCGACGTAGGCCAGCCATCGGGCACGCGCCGCCCCCGCTCCCCCATCCCGCCGGTGCCCGGCCTAGACTGAGCACACGCCTCCCAGAAAGGATCCCCGATGTCCGACCTCACCTCGGGAATCGCAAGCTTCGCGCGATCTGTGCGGCTCTTCCTCCTCCTCTCCGGCGTCCTCGCCGCGCTCGCCGGCCTCGTCCTGCTCATCTGGCCGGCCAAATCCGCGGTGATCGTCACCGGCATCGTCGCCGCCTACCTCATCGTCGGCGGCCTGATCTACCTCGGACTGGGCATCTTCTCCCGGCAGGAGGGCGGCTGGGCCCGCATCGGCCACATCCTGCTCGGCCTGCTCTACATCCTCGCCGGCGCGCTCGCCTACGCGAACCTGCCGGCTGCGACGGTCGCGCTCGCCCTGGTGACGGTGATCTTCATCGGCGCGAGCTGGATCGTGGACGGCGTCGTCGCGCTGAGCCTGATGGGCATGGACGGTTCGAAGGCGTGGACGCTGATCTACGCGCTGCTCAGCATCGCGGCGGGCGTCGTCGTGCTGCTCTCGCCGCTGTTCGCGGCCGCGGTGCTGTGGATCTTCCTCGGTGCGGCGCTGCTGGTCCTGGGCGTCACGCAGATCGTGCGCGCCGTGATGATCGGCCGGGCCGCATCCGCGGTCGCCGAGGGCTGACGCGCACGCCGACCGCTGCGGCGCTCACTCCGGGATGAAGTCCGACGTGTCGCCGACGAGCCGGGTGTTGTCCTCGGGCACCGGCTCGACGGCGGCCCGCGCCACCTCCGCGGCGAACTCCGACACGTTGTAGAGCTTGCCCGCCGACTCCCGCCGCGAGGCGATCGCGCCCGGATTGGCACGCTCGAGCAGCGTGGCGGTGATGGTGCCCTCGATCATGTCGCCGGAGACGACGGTGAAGCCGATCCCCTTCTCCGCCAGCGACGGGATGAGCTCGCGCAGCGCGTCCTCACCGGCGCGCTTGGACTTCGCGACCGGCTCGTACTCCGGCATGGTGGGCGTGGTGCGGATGAAGTGCGCCTGGTGGCTGGTCACGAACACCACGCGCGACCCGTCGCCGAGCAGCGGCAGCGCGGCGTTCAGCACCCCGAGCTGGGCGTCGCGGTTGAGCTTCAGCGCGTAGTCCTCGGCCATGCCGGACTCCATGCCGCCGGAGGCGTTCAGGACGAGGATGTCCAGCCGGCCGAACTCCTCGCGCACCGCCTCGAACATGGCGTCGACGGATGCCGGGTCGGTGAGGTCCGCCCCCACGACCAGCACCCGGCGGCCGAGCTCGCGCAGCTGCTGCGCCAGCTTCTCGGCACGCGGAGCCTTGTTGCGGTAGTTGATGACGACGTCGGCGCCGGCCTCGGCGAAGTAGCGCACGGTGTCGGCGCCGATGCCCCGGGACGATCCGGTGACGAGCGCCACCTTGCCCTCGAGGGATCCTGCGGGAAGAACGTCGGTCACAGCTGACTCCTTGTACACGGCCGGATCGCGCGATCGCGCTCCCCCACCCTACCAACGCGGCCGCCCGGGACCCGGATCGTGCCGCGTGATAGGTTGACCGCAGGGAGGGGCGCATGGACGTCATGCAGGTCATCGAGCAGTGGGCGTGGATCGGCTGGCTGGTCCTGATCGCGGTGTTCCTGGTGATCGAGATGCTCAGCCTCGACTTCACCTTCCTGATGCTCTCGCTCGGCAGCGCCGCGGGGCTCGTCAGCGGCGTGGCCGGTCTGCCGCTGTGGGCGCAGCTGATCGTCGCCGCCGCGGCTGCCGCCCTCTTCATCCTCTTCCTGCGTCCGCCGCTGCTGCGGCGGCTGCACCGCGGCGAGGATCCGACCAAGTCCAACGTGGAGGCGCTGATCGGACTGCCCGGCGTCGCGCTGCTGGACATCACCCGGATCACCGGCCAGGTCAAGCTCAGCAACGGCGACACCTGGACCGCGCGCAGCGCGGACGGTGCGCCGATCCCGAAGGGCAGCCGCGTCGCCGTGACCGAGATCAACGGCGCCACCGCCGTCGTGCGCCCCCTGTCCGAATAGGAGAAGCCATGGACGACGCCTCGTTCATCCCCACCGCGATCGGGTGGATCCTCGCCCTCGCGGTCATCATCTTCGTGGTGGTGACCGTCGCACGCTCGATCCGGATCATCCCGCAGGCCACCGCCGGCATCGTGGAGCGGCTGGGCCGCTACCACAAGACGCTCAACCCGGGCCTGAACATCCTGGTGCCGTTCATCGACCGGCTGCGTCCGCTGATCGATATGCGCGAGCAGGTGGTGTCCTTCCCGCCGCAGCCGGTGATCACCGAGGACAACCTCGTCGTCTCGATCGACACGGTCGTGTACTTCCAGGTCACGGACGCCCGTGCCGCGACCTACGAGATCGCCAACTACCTGGGCGCCGTCGAGCAGCTGACCACCACGACGCTGCGCAACGTGGTCGGCGGCCTCAACCTCGAAGAGGCGCTCACCAGCCGCGACAACATCAACGGCCAGCTGCGCGTCGTCCTCGACGAGGCGACCGGGAAGTGGGGCATCCGCGTCTCCCGCGTCGAGCTGAAGGCGATCGACCCGCCCGCCTCGATCCAGGACTCGATGGAGAAGCAGATGCGCGCCGAGCGCGACCGGCGCGCCGCGATCCTCACCGCCGAGGGATCCAAGCAGTCGCAGATCCTCGAGGCGGAGGGGCAGCGGCAGGCCGCGATCCTCAAGGCCGAGGGCGAGAAGCAGGCCGCCGTGCTGCGCGCGCAGGGTGAGGCGGAGGCGATCCAGAACGTGTTCAACGCGATCCACGTCGGACAGCCGGACGACAAGCTCCTCGCCTACCAGTACCTGCAGATGCTGCCGAAGATCAGCGAGAGCCCGTCCAGCAAGATGTGGATCATCCCCAGCGAGCTGACCGAGGCGCTGAAGAACATCGGCACCGCCTTCACTCCGCGCCAGGGCCCGGGCTCGCCCACACCGCCCGGCGCGTGACGCACCCCTACTTCGCCGGCGCACGGCATCCCCGGGTCCTCGCCCACCGCGGGTTCATCTCCGCGGAGGGCGGGGACTCCGGCGTGTGGGAGAACACCGCGGCGGCCGTAGCCGGTGCGCATGCCGTCGGGGCGGAGTTCGTGGAGACCGACTGCCGGGTCACGGCCGACGGGGACGTGGTCCTGTTCCACGACGACACGCTGCGGCGGCTCGCCGGGGACCCGCATCCGGTCTCCCAGGTGCGCACCCGTGACCTCGAGCGGATGCTGGCCCCGCACGGCGGGCTGCTCACCGTCGCCGACGCCCTGGACGCCTTCCCCGACCTCCGGTTCAACATCGATGTGAAGACGGATGCCGCGGCCGCCCCGCTCGGCGCGCTGATCGCCGACCACACCGATCGCGTGCTGGTGACCAGCTTCTCGGATCGCCGGCGCCGGGCGGCGGTGGCATCCGCTCTCCGCGCGGGCGCCGCTCAGCGGCCCGCCGCCTCGGCCGGGCGCACCACCATCGCCGGCCTGCGCGCGGCCTCGGCGATCCGCCTCTCCCCCACGCTGAGCGGGATCGACGCCGTACAGATCCCGGTGCGCCACCGCGGGGTGACCGTGTTCACGCCGGCACTGGTCCGCGCCGCGCATCGCCGGGGCATCGAGGTGCACGTCTGGACCGTCGACGATCCCGACGAGATGCGGCGTCTCGTCGCGGCCGGCGCGGACGGGATCGTCACCGACCGCACGGACCTCGCGCTGCGCACCCTCGGCGGCGGCTGACCTGCCGCCGGGGACGCCGTGCTGGGATTCCCCTGTGAATCCCTCGCTGTTCTCGCGGACGTGGATGAAGCGCACAGACGCGAGCGTTATACCTGACAGCGACGAGAGGACCACACAATGGCAGATCGTAGTCTGCGCGGCATCCGCCTCGGCGCCCAGAGCCTGCAGAGCGAAGAGGGCGTCGTCTTCATGGAGCGCCGTGCCACCACGTACACGTGTCCGGCCTGCGGCCACGACACCACGCTGATGTTCGCCGCCGATGCGGAGGCGCCGCCGACCTGGGAGTGCCGCTCGTGCGGCTCCGAGGCCGTCCTCCAGGTCGACGGAGAGCCGGTCAAGCTCGACGAGGGCGAGGAGAAGGCCGCCCGCACGCACTGGGACATGCTCCTGGAGCGCCGCACCCGTGCGGAGCTGGAGGAGCTCCTCGAGGAGCGCCTCGCCTACATTCGCGCCCGCCGCGGCGCCGGCGACGATCCGACCCGGGAGAAGATCGCCTGATCAGCCCCGGCGACGGGAGACGAGCCCGGCGACGACGAGCGTGACCAGCCCCGCCCACAGCAGCAGTTGCGGGATCCACGGGCCGAGCACGACACCCATGGTGAGGCCGGAGCGCAGCTCGACATCCTCGAGCAGCGCTCCGGCCTCATCCGCGTCCAGGGACGCCACGGTCGTGCCGTCGGGCCGGATGATCTGGCTGGTGCCCACGGTGGAGACGTTCACGACGCTGCGGCCGGTCTCGATCGCCCGCATCCTCGCGAACGCCAGCTGCTGCAGGTTCTCGTCCGTGCCGCGGAAGTCGGCGTTGTTGGTCTGGAAGACCAGCACCTCGGCGCCGTGCTGCACGCCCTCGCGGATCACCTCGTCGTAGATCACGTCGAAGCAGATCGCCAGCCCCACGCCGACGCCGCCCACGCGCACGATCGGGGGGTTGGTGCCGGCGGTGTACTCGCGCTGGAGCAGGCCGATCAGGTCGGGGACGAGGGCGTGGAAGAACGGACGGTCCGGCACGTACTCGCCGAACGGCACCGGATGCCGCTTGTCGTGGCGCTGCGGCGCCTCACCGCCGGCGGTCCACAGGAACGAGGTGTTGAAGATGTTCTCGCCGCGCTCGGTCGCGGTGTTGGCCAGCAGCGGAGCGTCGAAGCGGGTCACGATGCGGGTGAGGCGCCGCGCGGTGCTCTCGTCCTGGAACGGGTCGTAGTCCACGCCGCCCTCCGGCCAGACCAGCAGGTCCACCTCGTCCCCCGCGATCGCGTCGGTCGCCACCGTCTGCGCGTCGATCACGCCGTACGGCTCCCGCTCGTCGAAGTAGCCGGTGCTGCCGTTGCCCTGCACGGCCGCGATCCGCAGCTGCCCGGATGCCGTCGTCGGGAACAGCGGGGTGTACAGCAGCACCAGGACGAGCGCCGCCGGCACGGCCAGGGACACCGGTCGCCGCCAGGCGCCGGTGCGGACCAGCTCGATCGCCAGCGCCGCCGTGGTGACCATCAGGAACCCGAGCCCGGTCACGCCGACCCACGAGGCGACCGGGGCGAGCGGGCTCGCCGACTGGGTCATCCCTATCCGCGCCCACGGGAAGCCGCCGTAGGGCCAGGAACCCAGGAACGTCTCGTGCGCGGTCCACAGCGCTCCGACGAGCGGCGGCAGGATCAGCGCGCGGCGCCGCGGCCACGCCCGCGGGACCCACCGGTACGCCAGCGCGATGGGGACCAGCGCCACGGCGGTGAGGACGGCCTCCGCGCCGGCCAGTCCCGCCCACGGGACGGGACCGAGGAAGCGGGTGGTCCAGGACACCAGCAGCAGGTAGAACGCGGCGCCGTACACCAGCCCCACCAGCAGCGCCCCGCCGACGCTGCGACCGATCAGCGCGACCAGCAGCATCCCGACGGCGGGGAACGCGAGCGGCCAGGCCGCCACCGACGGGAAGGCGAGGTCCATCGTGAAGCCGGCGGCCGCGGCGACGACGATCGCGAGCCACAGAGGCAGCACCGGGCGGGCGCCGGGCATGGCCTGCGGCGTGCGCCGGTCCTCGCTCGTGGCGGTCATGCCGCGCTCGGTCATACCGCGCTGTAGGCGACGATCCCGCGACGCACGCCGTCCAGGGCGCGGCGCGCGGTGCGGGCCAGGTCGCCGTCCTCCGCGACGATGGACAGCTGGTCGAGCAGGTCGATGGTCTGCTTCGCCCAGCGCACGAAGTCGCCCGCGGCCATGTCGGCCTCGATCAGCACGCGGTCCAGCGACGCCCCGCGCGCCCAGGCGTGCATCGCGGCGGCCAGTCCTGGGGCGAGCGGCTCGGTGCCGGAGAGTCCGCGCTCCTTCTCGATCTCGTCGAGCTCGGCCCACAGCCGGGCCGTGCTGTCGTACGCGATCCGGAAGGCGCCGCGGGGCAGCCCCCGCTCCCCCGCGTTCTGCTCGTCCCGGCGCGGTTCGTACACCAGGCAGCTCGCCATCGCGGCCAGCGACGGGGCGTCCAGACTGCGCCACAGGTTCTGGCGCAGCGATTCGGCGACCAGGAGGTCGCGCTCCCCGTAGATGCGGCGCATCGTGCGCCCGGCATCCGTCAGCTGCAGCTCGTCGCCGCTGCCGGAGACGTACTCGAGCACCTCGAGCACGTCGATCACGCGGTCGAAGATGCGCGCCACGGTGCCGGTGCGCGTCTCGATCTGGCGCCGCATCCGGTCGGTCTCGCGCTTGAGCTTCCAGTACCGCTCCGCCCAGCGGGCGTGCGCCTCGCGGTCCGGGCAGCGGTGGCAGGGGTGCCGCTGCATCCGGGTGCGCAGGCTCTGGATCTTGCGGAGCCGCTTGTCGCGGATCGAGCGCGGGCCGGCCGCATCCTGACGGTTCTTCTTCTCCATGTCGCTGAGCTCGCGCCGGATGCCGGCGTACTCGGCGAAGTCGCCGTGCTCGCACTCCATGGCCTTCAGGTACCCGGCGAGCGATTCCTCGGCGTCCCGCACCTTGCGTGCCAGGCCGACGACCGCGCGGTCGGCTTGGAACTGGGCGAACGAGGACTCCAGGATCTCGCGGGCCCGGGCGCGGCCGAACCGGTCGATGAGGTTCACGGCCATGTTGTACGTCGGGCGGAAGCTGGAGTTGAGCGGATACGTCCGTCGGGACGCCAGCGCGGCGACGGCCTGGGGGTCCATGCCCTCGCTCCACTGCACGACGGCGTGGCCTTCGACGTCGATGCCGCGGCGTCCGGCCCGGCCGGTGAGCTGGGTGTACTCCCCCGACGTGATCGCGACCCGAGCCTCGCCGTTGAACTTCTCCATCTTCTCCAGCACGACGGTGCGCGCCGGCATGTTGATGCCGAGGGCGAGGGTCTCGGTGGCGAAGACGACCTTGATCAGCTTGCGCTGGAACAGCTCCTCGACGACCTCCTTGAACGCCGGCAGCAGGCCGGCGTGATGCGCCGCGACACCGCGCTCGAGGTCGTCCCGCCACTGCCAGAAGCCGAGCACGGCGAGGTCCTCGTCGAGCAGGGCGCGGGTGCGGTCCTCCACGATCTCGCGGATCTCCGCGCGTTCCTCCGGCGTCGTCAGCCGCAGGCCGGCGCGGCGCACCTGGTCGACGGCGGCGTCGCATCCGACCCTGCTGAAGATGAAGAAGATCGCGGGCAGGAGGTTCGAGCGCTCCAGCAGCTGGACGACGTCCGGTCGGTCCATGCGCTCGATGCGGCGGATGTTGCCGGCGCGCACCGGACGCCGGCCGCCGCGCGGCGGGCGGTGCGCGTCCCTGCCGCCGTGCCGTGCGCTGCGATGCTCCTGCGCACGCCGGTTCTCGTCGTAGCGGGAGCCGGTGAAGGAGCGGATGCGGAACAGCTCCTGGTTCACCTGGGCCGTGGCGATGCCGGCGCGGTCGTCGAACAGCGGCAACAGGTCGTCCCGGACGAGCACGTGCTGCTCCAGGGGCACCGGCCGGGTCTCCGAGACGATGACGTCGGTGTCGCCGCGGACCGTGTCCAGCCAGTCGCCGAACTCCTCGGCGTTGGAGACGGTGGCGCTGAGCGAGATCAGCCGCACGCTGGGCGGCAGGTGCAGGATCACCTCCTCCCAGACGGGTCCGCGGAAGCGGTCGGCGAGGTAGTGCACCTCGTCCATGACGACGTAGCGCAGCCCGCGCAGCGCGTCGGAGTCGGCGTACAGCATGTTGCGCAGCACCTCGGTGGTCATCACCACGATGCGCGCGTTGCCGTTGATGTTGGTGTCGCCGGTGAGCAGACCGACGTCGTCGGGGCCGTAGACGTCGACCAGCTCGCGGAACTTCTGGTTCGACAGGGCCTTCATCGGCGTGGTGTAGAACGCCTTGTCGTTCGGCGTCTGCATCGCCAGGTGGATCGCGAACTCCCCGACGATGGTCTTGCCGGCCCCGGTGGGCGCCGCGACGAGCACGCTGCGGCCGCGCTCCAGGGCGTGACACGCGGCGATCTGGAACGGGTCGAGGGCGAAGCGCTGCCGCGCGGCGAACTCGGTGGTCCGCGGATGCTCGGCCGCGGCGCTCGCGGCGGCGTAGCGCTCGGCCGGGGTGCTCATGACGGCAGGTCCGGGATCAGTCCCTCGGCGGCGGCCTTCTTGCGCTTGCGCCGGTCGAGCAGCAGCGACAGCCCGGCCGCGGCGAAGTAGAGCACGGTGAGCATGCCGGCCAGCATGAGCATGCTGACCACGTCGGCGGCCGGGGTGGCGAGGGCGGCGAAGGTGGTGGCGATGAGCACCGCAACGCGCCAGCCCTTCAGGATCGCCTTGCCGGACATGATGCCGGCGAAGTTCAGTGCGACGAGGAAGACGGGCAGGACGAAGGCGACGCCGATCACCATCATCATCTTGAACACGAAGTCGTAGTACATCTTCGCGCTGTACAGGTTGTTCGCACCCTCGGGCGTGAAGTTCGCCATCAGCTCGACGATGTGCGGGACGACGAGGGTGCCGACATAGCAGCCGGCGAAGAACAGCGGGATGGCTGCCGCCATGAAGCCGATCGTGTACTTGATCTCCTTGCGGGTCAGGCCGGGCATGATGAACGCCCAGATCTGCCACATCCAGATCGGTGCGGACAGGAAGATGCCGATCGAGAACGCCATCCGCATGCGCAGGTCGAACGGCTCGGTCACCGAGCTGAACGTCAGTCCGACGAGCGCGTCGCGGTTCTCGGCGACGTCGTTCACCGGCTGCACGATGAACGCGATGATCGGGTCGGTCACGAGGAACGCGACGACCATTCCGGCGAGCAGGCCCAGCGCCGCGCGGACGAGGCGCTTCCGGAGCTCCAGAAGGTGCGCGCCGAGCGACATCCGCCGCTCGTGACGGGGCTCGTCCTCCTTCGCGGCGTGGCGATCGACCACTGCCACGACCGTCAGCTTGTGCTGGTGCCGCGGTCCGAACCGGGCGAGGCGTCCGTGTCAGCGGCCGTCGAATCGGTCTTGCCGTCGGTCTTGGCGCTCTCCGCGGCCGCGTCCTCCTCGCGCATGGCCTTCATCTCGCCCTTGAACACGCGGGCCGACTGGCCCATGCTCTTGGCCAGCGCCGGCAGCTTCGCCGCGCCGAAGAGGAGAAGGATGACGACGAGGAGGATGACCAGGTGCCAGCCGTTGAGATTGCTGAACATTGACATTCTCCTAAGCGTTTGGGATCGGTTCAGTCTATCCGAGCGTCCGCGGCATCCGGCGCACGATAGAGGGCCAGTCCGGCCGCAGCCCAGTCGCGGGTCGTGGTGCGCGCGATGCCGGGTTCGAGGACTTCCAGGGCGCCGCCGAAGCGGCCGGCGATCCGCTTGATGCCGCGGGGATCGGCCATCCGCAGGCGCAGGATCAGCTCGCCGTCACGGCGGTCGATCTCCTCCATCGGGAACGCGCCGACGAGGGGCAGCAGCCGCTCGGGGACGCGGACGGTGACCTCGCCGGACGCGGTGTCCTGCCCGAACGCCTCCGGCACCTTCTCGTCGCGGTGCGTGATGGGGATGTCGGTGAGCTTCGGGTCGCTGACGCGGTCGAGGTGGAAGGTGCGCATCGCCTGCC
This window encodes:
- a CDS encoding HdeD family acid-resistance protein translates to MSDLTSGIASFARSVRLFLLLSGVLAALAGLVLLIWPAKSAVIVTGIVAAYLIVGGLIYLGLGIFSRQEGGWARIGHILLGLLYILAGALAYANLPAATVALALVTVIFIGASWIVDGVVALSLMGMDGSKAWTLIYALLSIAAGVVVLLSPLFAAAVLWIFLGAALLVLGVTQIVRAVMIGRAASAVAEG
- a CDS encoding SDR family oxidoreductase; this translates as MTDVLPAGSLEGKVALVTGSSRGIGADTVRYFAEAGADVVINYRNKAPRAEKLAQQLRELGRRVLVVGADLTDPASVDAMFEAVREEFGRLDILVLNASGGMESGMAEDYALKLNRDAQLGVLNAALPLLGDGSRVVFVTSHQAHFIRTTPTMPEYEPVAKSKRAGEDALRELIPSLAEKGIGFTVVSGDMIEGTITATLLERANPGAIASRRESAGKLYNVSEFAAEVARAAVEPVPEDNTRLVGDTSDFIPE
- the lnt gene encoding apolipoprotein N-acyltransferase; translated protein: MTATSEDRRTPQAMPGARPVLPLWLAIVVAAAAGFTMDLAFPSVAAWPLAFPAVGMLLVALIGRSVGGALLVGLVYGAAFYLLLVSWTTRFLGPVPWAGLAGAEAVLTAVALVPIALAYRWVPRAWPRRRALILPPLVGALWTAHETFLGSWPYGGFPWARIGMTQSASPLAPVASWVGVTGLGFLMVTTAALAIELVRTGAWRRPVSLAVPAALVLVLLYTPLFPTTASGQLRIAAVQGNGSTGYFDEREPYGVIDAQTVATDAIAGDEVDLLVWPEGGVDYDPFQDESTARRLTRIVTRFDAPLLANTATERGENIFNTSFLWTAGGEAPQRHDKRHPVPFGEYVPDRPFFHALVPDLIGLLQREYTAGTNPPIVRVGGVGVGLAICFDVIYDEVIREGVQHGAEVLVFQTNNADFRGTDENLQQLAFARMRAIETGRSVVNVSTVGTSQIIRPDGTTVASLDADEAGALLEDVELRSGLTMGVVLGPWIPQLLLWAGLVTLVVAGLVSRRRG
- a CDS encoding glycerophosphodiester phosphodiesterase family protein; protein product: MTHPYFAGARHPRVLAHRGFISAEGGDSGVWENTAAAVAGAHAVGAEFVETDCRVTADGDVVLFHDDTLRRLAGDPHPVSQVRTRDLERMLAPHGGLLTVADALDAFPDLRFNIDVKTDAAAAPLGALIADHTDRVLVTSFSDRRRRAAVASALRAGAAQRPAASAGRTTIAGLRAASAIRLSPTLSGIDAVQIPVRHRGVTVFTPALVRAAHRRGIEVHVWTVDDPDEMRRLVAAGADGIVTDRTDLALRTLGGG
- a CDS encoding NfeD family protein, with the translated sequence MDVMQVIEQWAWIGWLVLIAVFLVIEMLSLDFTFLMLSLGSAAGLVSGVAGLPLWAQLIVAAAAAALFILFLRPPLLRRLHRGEDPTKSNVEALIGLPGVALLDITRITGQVKLSNGDTWTARSADGAPIPKGSRVAVTEINGATAVVRPLSE
- a CDS encoding RNA polymerase-binding protein RbpA; the protein is MADRSLRGIRLGAQSLQSEEGVVFMERRATTYTCPACGHDTTLMFAADAEAPPTWECRSCGSEAVLQVDGEPVKLDEGEEKAARTHWDMLLERRTRAELEELLEERLAYIRARRGAGDDPTREKIA
- the tatC gene encoding twin-arginine translocase subunit TatC, producing the protein MSLGAHLLELRKRLVRAALGLLAGMVVAFLVTDPIIAFIVQPVNDVAENRDALVGLTFSSVTEPFDLRMRMAFSIGIFLSAPIWMWQIWAFIMPGLTRKEIKYTIGFMAAAIPLFFAGCYVGTLVVPHIVELMANFTPEGANNLYSAKMYYDFVFKMMMVIGVAFVLPVFLVALNFAGIMSGKAILKGWRVAVLIATTFAALATPAADVVSMLMLAGMLTVLYFAAAGLSLLLDRRKRKKAAAEGLIPDLPS
- a CDS encoding DEAD/DEAH box helicase, translating into MSTPAERYAAASAAAEHPRTTEFAARQRFALDPFQIAACHALERGRSVLVAAPTGAGKTIVGEFAIHLAMQTPNDKAFYTTPMKALSNQKFRELVDVYGPDDVGLLTGDTNINGNARIVVMTTEVLRNMLYADSDALRGLRYVVMDEVHYLADRFRGPVWEEVILHLPPSVRLISLSATVSNAEEFGDWLDTVRGDTDVIVSETRPVPLEQHVLVRDDLLPLFDDRAGIATAQVNQELFRIRSFTGSRYDENRRAQEHRSARHGGRDAHRPPRGGRRPVRAGNIRRIERMDRPDVVQLLERSNLLPAIFFIFSRVGCDAAVDQVRRAGLRLTTPEERAEIREIVEDRTRALLDEDLAVLGFWQWRDDLERGVAAHHAGLLPAFKEVVEELFQRKLIKVVFATETLALGINMPARTVVLEKMEKFNGEARVAITSGEYTQLTGRAGRRGIDVEGHAVVQWSEGMDPQAVAALASRRTYPLNSSFRPTYNMAVNLIDRFGRARAREILESSFAQFQADRAVVGLARKVRDAEESLAGYLKAMECEHGDFAEYAGIRRELSDMEKKNRQDAAGPRSIRDKRLRKIQSLRTRMQRHPCHRCPDREAHARWAERYWKLKRETDRMRRQIETRTGTVARIFDRVIDVLEVLEYVSGSGDELQLTDAGRTMRRIYGERDLLVAESLRQNLWRSLDAPSLAAMASCLVYEPRRDEQNAGERGLPRGAFRIAYDSTARLWAELDEIEKERGLSGTEPLAPGLAAAMHAWARGASLDRVLIEADMAAGDFVRWAKQTIDLLDQLSIVAEDGDLARTARRALDGVRRGIVAYSAV
- the tatA gene encoding Sec-independent protein translocase subunit TatA: MFSNLNGWHLVILLVVILLLFGAAKLPALAKSMGQSARVFKGEMKAMREEDAAAESAKTDGKTDSTAADTDASPGSDRGTSTS
- a CDS encoding SPFH domain-containing protein, which encodes MDDASFIPTAIGWILALAVIIFVVVTVARSIRIIPQATAGIVERLGRYHKTLNPGLNILVPFIDRLRPLIDMREQVVSFPPQPVITEDNLVVSIDTVVYFQVTDARAATYEIANYLGAVEQLTTTTLRNVVGGLNLEEALTSRDNINGQLRVVLDEATGKWGIRVSRVELKAIDPPASIQDSMEKQMRAERDRRAAILTAEGSKQSQILEAEGQRQAAILKAEGEKQAAVLRAQGEAEAIQNVFNAIHVGQPDDKLLAYQYLQMLPKISESPSSKMWIIPSELTEALKNIGTAFTPRQGPGSPTPPGA